Part of the Cellulomonas hominis genome, CTACCCCCCGCCCCACCCCGCCTACGGGCCGCCGCCGCTGCGCCCCGACGAGGAGCGCACCTGGGCGGTGCTCGCGCACCTCGGCGGGCTGTTCTTCAGCTTCGTCGCGCCGCTCGTCGTCTGGCTGGTGTTCCGGGGCCGCGGTCCCTACCTGGAGGACCAGGCCAAGGAGGCGCTGAACTTCCAGATCACGGTGGTCATCGCCTACGTGGCGGCCGGGATCCTCGCCCTCGTCACGTTCGGCATCGGCTCGCCCGTCCTGGCCGTGGTCGGCGTCTGCCAGCTGGTGTTCCAGATCCTCGCGGCCGTCGCCGCGGGCCGGTACGAGTGGTACCGCTACCCGGTGACCATCCGCTTCGTCAGCTGATCGTCAGTCCGCGAGGGTCCGCACGACGGCGTCCGCGAGCAGCCGCCCCCGCCGGGTGAGCAGGACGCGGGCGCCCGGGACGTCCCCCCGGCCGAGCGCGGCGCGGCCGTCGACCAGCCCGTCCGCGACGAGCGAGCCCACCGCGGACCGCGCGCGGGCGCTGAGCGAGTCGAGCGGCAGCCCCTCGCTGAGCCGCACGCCGAGCATGACCCGCTCCAGCTGCGCCGACTCGTGCTCGATCGTCTCGCGCCCCGCGGCCGGGCTGACGCCCTCGGCGAGCCGGGCGGCGTAGGCGCGCGGATGCTTGACGTTCCACCAGCGGACGCCGCCCACGTGGCTGTGGGCCCCGGGGCCGACCCCCCACCAGTCGTCGTTCCGCCAGTAGGCGAGGTTGTGCCGGCAGGCGTCCGCGGGGGTGCGCGCCCAGTTGCTGACCTCGTACCAGTGCAGCCCGGCCTCGGTGAGCAGGTCGTCGGCGAGCTCGTACTTGGCCGCCTGGTCGTCCTCCTCGGGCAGCGCCAGCTCGCCTCGGCGCACCTGCACCGCCATCCGGGTGCCGGGCTCGACCACCAGCGCGTACGCCGACACGTGGTCCACGCCGGTCGCGAGCGCGGCCTCGAGGGACGCCCGCCAGTCGTCCAGGGACTCCCCCGGCGTGCCGTAGATGAGGTCCAGCGACACCACGAGCCCCGCGTCCCGGGCCCAGCGCACCACGTCGGGGATCCGGCGCGGGTCGTGCGTGCGGTCCAGCGTCGCGAGCACGTGCGGGACGGCGGACTGCATGCCGAACGACACCCGGGTGAACCCGCCGCGCGCGAGGGCCGCCAGCGACTCCGGCGTCACCGAGTCGGGGTTCGCCTCGGTCGTGACCTCCGCGCCGTCCGCGAGACCCCACGCGTCGCGGACGCCGTCGAGCATCCTTACCAGGTCGCCGGGCGGCAGCACCGTCGGCGTGCCGCCGCCGACGAACACGGTCGACACGGGACGCCCCGGCAGCCCGGCGTCGCGCAGCACCCGGGCGCCGAGCGCGACCTCCGCCAGCGCGGTGTCCGCGTACGCCACCTGGGAGGCGCCGCCGCCGAGCTCGGTCGCGGTGTACGTGTTGAAGTCGCAGTACCCGCAGCGCACCGTGCAGAACGGGACGTGCAGGTACACGCCGAAGGCGCGGTCACCCGCGCCGTCGCGCACCGAGCCCGGGAGGGCGCCGTCCGCGGGTGCGGCGTCGCCGTCCGGGAGGGCGGGGCTCACTTCTTCTTCGCGTCCTTGGCGTCCTTGCCGCCGCCCGCGTCGGACGACAGCGCGGCGATGAAGGCCTCCTGCGGCACGTCGACCCGGCCGATGGTCTTCATGCGCTTCTTGCCCTCCTTCTGCTTCTCCAGCAGCTTGCGCTTGCGGGTGATGTCGCCGCCGTAGCACTTGGCGAGGACGTCCTTGCGGATCGCGCGGATGGTCTCGCGGGCGATCACGCGGGAGCCGACGGCGGCCTGGATCGGCACCTCGAACTGCTGGCGCGGGATGAGGTCCTTGAGCTTGGACGCCATCATCACGCCGTACGCGTACGCCTTGTCCTTGTGCACGATCGAGCTGAACGCGTCGACCTGCTCGCCCTGGAGCAGGATGTCGACCTTCACCAGGTCGGCCACCTGCTCGCCCAGGGGCTCGTAGTCGAGGCTCGCGTAGCCGCGGGTGCGCGACTTCAGCTGGTCGAAGAAGTCGAACACGATCTCGGCGAGCGGCAGCGTGTACCGCATCTCGACGCGGTCCTCGGACAGGTAGTCCATGCCCTGCAGGTCGCCGCGCTTCGCCTGGCAGAGCTCCATGATCGCGCCGATGAACTCGCTCGGGGCGAGGATCGTCGACTTCACGACCGGCTCCCGCACCTCGCGGATCTTGCCGCCGGGGAACTCGCTCGGGTTGGTGACCGTGACGACCGTGCGGTCCTCCATCGTCACCTCGTAGACCACGTTCGGGGCGGTCGAGATGAGGTCGAGGCCGAACTCGCGCTCCAGCCGCTCCCGGATGATCTCGAGGTGCAGCAGGCCGAGGAACCCGACGCGGAACCCGAAGCCGAGGGCCACCGAGGTCTCCGGCTCGTAGTTCAGGGCGGCGTCGTTGAGCTTGAGCTTGTCGAGCGCGTCGCGCAGCGCCGGGTAGTCCGAGCCGTCGATCGGGTACAGGCCGGAGAACACCATCGGCTTCGGGTCGGAGTACCCGCCGAGGGCCTCGTCCGCGGGCTTGCCGGCGTTCGTGACGGTGTCGCCGACCTTCGACTGGCGCACGTCCTTCACGCCGGTGATGAGGTAGCCGACCTCGCCGACGCCGAGGCCCTTCGTCGGCACGGGCTCCGGGGAGATGACCCCGATCTCCAGCAGCTCGTGCGTCGCGCGGGTCGACATCATCGCGATCCGCTCGCGCGGGTTGAGCTTGCCGTCCTTGACCCGCACGTAGGTCACGACGCCGCGGTAGGTGTCGTAGACCGAGTCGAAGATCATGGCGCGCGCCGGGGCGTCCGGGTCGCCCGTGGGCGGCGGGATCAGCTCGACGATGCGGTCCAGCAGCGCCTCGACGCCCTCGCCCGTCTTCCCCGACACCTTGAGGCAGTCCGCGGGGTCGCCGCCGATCAGGCCCGCGAGCTCCTCGGCGTACTTCTCCGGCTGCGCGGCGGGCAGGTCGATCTTGTTGAGGACCGGGATGATCTGCAGGTCGTTCTCGAGCGCCAGGTACAGGTTGGCCAGCGTCTGGGCCTCGATGCCCTGCGCCGCGTCCACCAGCAGCACCGCGCCCTCGCACGCGGCGAGCGACCGGGACACCTCGTACGTGAAGTCGACGTGCCCGGGGGTGTCGATCATGTTCAGCGCGTACGGTGTGTCGCCCAGCTGCCAGGGCATCCGGACGGCCTGCGACTTGATGGTGATCCCGCGCTCGCGCTCGATGTCCATCCGGTCGAGGTACTGGGCGCGCATGGCGCGCGCCTCGACCACGCCGGTGAGCTGGAGCATCCGGTCGGCGAGCGTCGACTTGCCGTGGTCGATGTGCGCGATGATGCAGAAGTTGCGCAGCAGCTCGGGCGGGGTCGCCGCGGGGTTGATGCGCCGGGTCAGGTCGGCGCTCGGGATCGGGGACACGTGCTCCCTCGGTTTCGCAGGGTCTCGTCTGACCCCATGGTCCCATGCCCGCGACGGAAGCCCGAGCCGGCCGGCGCGGGCCTGGGGACGCGCGTCAGCGGGTGGCGGTCAGGGAGAACGCGAGCGGCAGCCGGTCGGCGCCCTCGGGGAGCACCCAGCTCGCGCCCTCGCGGACCATCTGCGGCAGCGCCCGCCACGGCAGGGACCGGTGCTCCGCCAGGGAGGTGAGCCGCAGCCCGGCGTCGAGCAGCGCCTGGACGATCTCGCCGAGGTCGTGCTGCCACTCGTAGCTGTCGGCGCTGTCCTCGGGGACCTCGGTGCCGGCGTACGTGGTGGTGTGCGCGTAGTGCCGTGGCGTCCCGCTGCCGAAGTAGGGGTCGGCGAGCACGAGCAGCCCGTCGGTCCGCTCCGCGTCCACGGCCTGCAGCGCCGGGTGCGCGTCCCGGACGTAGAAGGTCCCGCCCGGCCGGAGCAGCCCCGCGACCACCCGCGCCCACCGCGTGAGGTCCGGCAGCCAGCACAGCGCGCCGATGCCCGTGTACACGACGTCGAACGGCCCCGGGCAGGCGTCGAGGGCGTGGTCGACGTCGCTGTCCACGAACGTGGCCGCCAGCCCCGCGCGCGACGCGATCTCCCGGCCCGCCGCCGTGGCCGCCGGGGAGAAGTCCACCCCCGTGACCCGCGCGCCGAGCCGCGCCCAGGACAGGGTGTCCAGCCCGATGTGGCACTGCAGGTGCACGAGGTCCAGCCCCGCGGGCGACCCGCCCGGCAGGTGCGGCGCCAGGAGCGGGAGGTCCTCCCGCACCACGGAGGACACGCGCCCGGGGTCGGCCACGAAGTCGTCCACCCCGTACGCGACGAGGTGACCGGGGACGGCGGCGTCCCAGTTGCGCTGGTTCACGGCGAGGGCGGCGTCGGTCACCCGCGCGACGCTAGCGCCGCGTGCGCGCCCGGCACGAGGACTTTCGGGGGTGCGGACCGCGCGGCCCGGGCCCGCGGGCCGCGTCCTGCCGCCGAGGGTCCACGAAGCCGGGCGGCTCGCCCGGAGCGCCCCGCCGGTCGTGGACGCCCGGCGTCGCGGTAGCGTGCCCGCATGGCGGGAGCGGTGCGGCGCGGGCTGCGGGCGGTGGCGCGCGCACTGAGCGGACGCCCGGCCGCGGGGGCGCCGAGCGACCCGGTCCCCCGGCGCACCCCCGCTCCCGGCGACCACACCGGACCGTGGACCGCGTCCTACTCCCCCGCCCGCGACGGCCGCCCGGACCCCGGCGAGGTCGTGTGGACCTGGGTCCCCTACGAGGACGACCCCGCGCGCGGCAAGGACCGGCCGGTGCTCGTGGTCGGGCGCGACGACCCCTGGCTGCTCGCCCTCATGCTGACCAGCAAGGACCACGACCGCGACGCCGCGGACGAGGCCCGGCACGGCCGCCGGTGGCTCGACGTCGGGGCGGGCGCCTGGGACGCGCAGCGCCGGCCGAGCGAGGTCCGCCTGGACCGGGTGCTGCGGATCGACCCCGCGCAGGTGCGCCGCGAGGGCGCCGTCCTGGACCGCGCGCTGTTCGACCGCGTCGTCCGCGAGGCCGCCGCCTGGTAGTCTTGTCAGTCGCGTGTCCGCCCGGGTCGGCGGGCACACGTCCAGTGCCTCTCCGCGGGTGTCCCCACGCCCCAGTCCCGGCACCGGACGCGCCCTCTAGACCTGTTCCTCTTCGCTCCGGCGAACACACGAGAGAGTCCACACCGTGGCCAACATCAAGTCCCAGATCAAGCGGATCCGCACCAACGAGAAGGCGCGCCTGCGCAACAAGGCCGTCAAGTCCGAGCTGAAGACCTACGTGCGCCGCGTGCGCGAGGCCGTCGCCGGCGGCGACAAGGACGCCGCGGGCGTCGCGCTCGTCACCGCGTCGAAGAAGCTCGACAAGGCCGTCTCGAAGGGTGTCATCCACGCCAACCAGGCGGCCAACAAGAAGTCGGCCCTGGCCAAGGCGGTCAACGCGCTCTGACGCGTCAGCGGTCCTGATCGGAGGGCGCCACCCCGCGGGGGTGGCGCCCTCCGTCGTCCCCCCCCGCTCGACCCCGCGGCGGATCCACCCCGCGCGGGCACGCCGGCGCGCGCCGCGTCGCGGGGATCCACCGGCGCCACGAGGGGACGCCGTTGCCCGGGAACGCCCGAGGGCGTCACCCCCCCTGCGGGGTGACGCCCTCTGCGCGGGGACGGCCGCCGAAGCCGCCCCGTGGGGAACGCGGTGGTCAGTCCTGCGCCACCGCGCTCCACGCCTCCCACAGCACCGCGGGGACCGCGGGCCGGAAGCCTGCCTCGCGCAGCGCCCTGTCGAACGCCTGCGCGGCCCCGGTGACGTCGCCGTGCCCGAGGAACCGGTCGCCGAGCTCGCGCCAGACCGCCGCCGACTGCCGGGACGCCGACATCATGCCGAGCATGTCCGCGGCCCAGCGGTACGCCCGCGAGGCCGCCGGGACGTCGCCGTGCGCGTGGAGCGCGTCGCCGAGCGCGAGCTGCGCGGCGCTGCTCTCGAGCCGGGGCTGGTCGCCGAGCCGCTCGAGCGCGGCGCGCGCGAAGCTCTCGGCCGCGGCTGGGTCCCCCTGCATGAGGTGCGCCCGGGACCGCTCGACGTCGACGCGCGCGAGCTCCACCTCGGAGCCGGACACCGCGAGCTCCGGCGCCGCGCGCTCGAGCTGCTCGAGCGCCATCGCCGGCTCGGCCGGGTCGGAGCGCAGCAGCAGCCACGCGTAGTTCAGCCGCAGGCGCGGGATGTCGCGGCTGACCTCGCCCTCGCCGAGCAGCGCCAGCGCGCGCTCGGTGTAGCGCTTGGCCAGGCCGTAGTCGTGCCGCTGCTCCGCGACGAGCGCCGCGTTCCAGTACACCGACCCGCGGCCGCGCGGCGTGCCGAGCGACTCGGCCTGCCGGATGAGGTCCGCGGCGCGGTGCGTCGCGTAGAGCAGGTCGCCACGCTCGACGTACGCCCACAGCGTCGTCGAGCCCAGGCGCAGGTGCTCGTCCGTGCCGGTCAGGCCGGCGTCCTCCAGCTCCACGAGCTGGCGGTCGCCCACCTCGATCGCACGGCCGAGGTCGCCGGACTCCACGTAGGACGCGACGAGCGCGGTGGCCGCCGCGGCGGCGTCGAGGTGGTGCCCCTCGGCGCGCGCCTGGGACAGGAGCGGCTCGAGGACGCCGACGGCGGACTCGAGGTCGCCGAGCATCTCGTACGCCTGCGCGAGGGCGAGCCGGGAGTCGACGCGGACCTGGCGGGTCACCGACTCGAGGTCGAGGGCGAGGATGCGGTCGCGGGCCGACGTCGCCTCGCCGGACACCAGGTCCAGGCGGGCGTAGTCGAGCGCGAGCTTGGCGCGGGCCTCGGCGGGCCCCTCGTCGCCGTGCTTGAGATACTCGACCGTGGAGCCCAGGCGCTCGGCGATGATGCCGAGCGCGGCGTCGGTCGGCTCGCGCCGGCCGGACTCGATGAGCGAGATGTAGCTGGGCGAGAGCGCGTCACCGGCGAGGGCCGTCTGGGAGAGCCCAGCGGCCAACCGCGCCTGGCGGACGCGGTCAGCAATGGTCGTCATGGGTGTCACTGTACCTATGACGACCTGCCGCGGCGAGCGGGTCACCCGTCCGCCAGCACCCCGCAGGCACAGCTCCGACTCGCCCCGCACACCGAGAGCCAGCGGGGCGAGCCGGGAGACGCCGAAGGGGTTCAGACCGCGATCCGGCAGCAGCCGGTG contains:
- a CDS encoding DUF4870 domain-containing protein, with product MTYPPPHPAYGPPPLRPDEERTWAVLAHLGGLFFSFVAPLVVWLVFRGRGPYLEDQAKEALNFQITVVIAYVAAGILALVTFGIGSPVLAVVGVCQLVFQILAAVAAGRYEWYRYPVTIRFVS
- the hemW gene encoding radical SAM family heme chaperone HemW; translation: MSPALPDGDAAPADGALPGSVRDGAGDRAFGVYLHVPFCTVRCGYCDFNTYTATELGGGASQVAYADTALAEVALGARVLRDAGLPGRPVSTVFVGGGTPTVLPPGDLVRMLDGVRDAWGLADGAEVTTEANPDSVTPESLAALARGGFTRVSFGMQSAVPHVLATLDRTHDPRRIPDVVRWARDAGLVVSLDLIYGTPGESLDDWRASLEAALATGVDHVSAYALVVEPGTRMAVQVRRGELALPEEDDQAAKYELADDLLTEAGLHWYEVSNWARTPADACRHNLAYWRNDDWWGVGPGAHSHVGGVRWWNVKHPRAYAARLAEGVSPAAGRETIEHESAQLERVMLGVRLSEGLPLDSLSARARSAVGSLVADGLVDGRAALGRGDVPGARVLLTRRGRLLADAVVRTLAD
- the lepA gene encoding translation elongation factor 4, coding for MSPIPSADLTRRINPAATPPELLRNFCIIAHIDHGKSTLADRMLQLTGVVEARAMRAQYLDRMDIERERGITIKSQAVRMPWQLGDTPYALNMIDTPGHVDFTYEVSRSLAACEGAVLLVDAAQGIEAQTLANLYLALENDLQIIPVLNKIDLPAAQPEKYAEELAGLIGGDPADCLKVSGKTGEGVEALLDRIVELIPPPTGDPDAPARAMIFDSVYDTYRGVVTYVRVKDGKLNPRERIAMMSTRATHELLEIGVISPEPVPTKGLGVGEVGYLITGVKDVRQSKVGDTVTNAGKPADEALGGYSDPKPMVFSGLYPIDGSDYPALRDALDKLKLNDAALNYEPETSVALGFGFRVGFLGLLHLEIIRERLEREFGLDLISTAPNVVYEVTMEDRTVVTVTNPSEFPGGKIREVREPVVKSTILAPSEFIGAIMELCQAKRGDLQGMDYLSEDRVEMRYTLPLAEIVFDFFDQLKSRTRGYASLDYEPLGEQVADLVKVDILLQGEQVDAFSSIVHKDKAYAYGVMMASKLKDLIPRQQFEVPIQAAVGSRVIARETIRAIRKDVLAKCYGGDITRKRKLLEKQKEGKKRMKTIGRVDVPQEAFIAALSSDAGGGKDAKDAKKK
- a CDS encoding class I SAM-dependent methyltransferase produces the protein MTDAALAVNQRNWDAAVPGHLVAYGVDDFVADPGRVSSVVREDLPLLAPHLPGGSPAGLDLVHLQCHIGLDTLSWARLGARVTGVDFSPAATAAGREIASRAGLAATFVDSDVDHALDACPGPFDVVYTGIGALCWLPDLTRWARVVAGLLRPGGTFYVRDAHPALQAVDAERTDGLLVLADPYFGSGTPRHYAHTTTYAGTEVPEDSADSYEWQHDLGEIVQALLDAGLRLTSLAEHRSLPWRALPQMVREGASWVLPEGADRLPLAFSLTATR
- a CDS encoding type II toxin-antitoxin system PemK/MazF family toxin, producing the protein MAGAVRRGLRAVARALSGRPAAGAPSDPVPRRTPAPGDHTGPWTASYSPARDGRPDPGEVVWTWVPYEDDPARGKDRPVLVVGRDDPWLLALMLTSKDHDRDAADEARHGRRWLDVGAGAWDAQRRPSEVRLDRVLRIDPAQVRREGAVLDRALFDRVVREAAAW
- the rpsT gene encoding 30S ribosomal protein S20; its protein translation is MANIKSQIKRIRTNEKARLRNKAVKSELKTYVRRVREAVAGGDKDAAGVALVTASKKLDKAVSKGVIHANQAANKKSALAKAVNAL
- a CDS encoding helix-turn-helix domain-containing protein; translated protein: MTTIADRVRQARLAAGLSQTALAGDALSPSYISLIESGRREPTDAALGIIAERLGSTVEYLKHGDEGPAEARAKLALDYARLDLVSGEATSARDRILALDLESVTRQVRVDSRLALAQAYEMLGDLESAVGVLEPLLSQARAEGHHLDAAAAATALVASYVESGDLGRAIEVGDRQLVELEDAGLTGTDEHLRLGSTTLWAYVERGDLLYATHRAADLIRQAESLGTPRGRGSVYWNAALVAEQRHDYGLAKRYTERALALLGEGEVSRDIPRLRLNYAWLLLRSDPAEPAMALEQLERAAPELAVSGSEVELARVDVERSRAHLMQGDPAAAESFARAALERLGDQPRLESSAAQLALGDALHAHGDVPAASRAYRWAADMLGMMSASRQSAAVWRELGDRFLGHGDVTGAAQAFDRALREAGFRPAVPAVLWEAWSAVAQD